Proteins encoded in a region of the Planococcus citri chromosome 1, ihPlaCitr1.1, whole genome shotgun sequence genome:
- the LOC135831173 gene encoding uncharacterized protein LOC135831173 has product MDTSTTTEVCDEPVNETNETNETEDTEVADVKQSITTKPSSISQKKQPDQLCNCPLHCDRKIGKEWREKIYKQFGELGDHSLQNLFIQRHIKIKSIAKRLWEDEIIDKKIQRRVTCKYLIPLTGSVKESYSYAKTLNYDSAKFAIETNIPENSPKTDSSTNTPNETTDNAKEASKEPQTSDTEMKEIPHCNGNADSMEHDSTIVNKIFENGIASKELLNGTAMELDSTAENVASENDSIVKENGDISGMELDFTAANSTLENTSFAKENGNVSGIKPDIVTENKNTAENSTFENTSFAKENGNVIGIKPDIVTENKNSESGSSTKETNISDVNSPSSFNDNESINTIDGENNISELENNTPCLKVKYVDVCQKAFMNMYGITEKRIRWQREKLILRSRYLAEKQKKELEEMDRTLSLARSLGAGCQPLFAIMEKNSQFKHLSEQLLIAIEDDVMLVNNFFHNQLWKPEDIMNKSMHFSTTFDSCETECD; this is encoded by the exons ATGGATACGAGCACCACAACCGAAGTATGCGACGAGCCAGTGAATGAAACGAACGAAACTAACGAAACCGAAGACACCGAAGTAGCAGACGTTAAACAAAGCATTACCACAAAACCCTCGAGTATTTCGCAAAAGAAACAACCAG ATCAATTATGCAATTGCCCCTTACATTGCGATAGAAAAATCGGCAAAGAGTGGAGAGAAAAAATCTACAAACAATTTGGCGAATTGGGTGATCACTCTTTGCAAAACTTATTCATACAGCGccacataaaaattaaaagtatcGCTAAACGCTTATGGGAAGATGAaataatcgacaaaaaaatacaaagaagaGTAACCTGCAAATATCTCATTCCATTGACAGGATCGGTCAAAGAGTCGTACTCGT ATGCGAAAACCTTGAATTACGATTCGGCGAAATTTGCTATAGAAACAAATATTCCAGAGAACTCGCCGAAAACTGATTCTTCTACCAATACTCCTAACGAAACCACAGATAATGCGAAGGAAGCTTCTAAAGAACCGCAAACAAGTGATACCGAAATGAAAGAAATACCACATTGTAACGGCAACGCTGATAGCATGGAACATGACTCGACTATagtaaataaaatattcgaaaatggTATTGCGTCGAAAGAACTGCTTAACGGTACTGCTATGGAGCTAGATTCTACTGCAGAAAATGTAGCTTCTGAGAACGATTCTATAGTGAAAGAAAATGGCGATATTAGCGGTATGGAGCTGGATTTTACTGCTGCAAACTCAACTTTGGAGAACACTTCGTTCGCTAAAGAAAACGGTAACGTTAGCGGTATCAAGCCAGATATAGTTACAGAGAACAAAAATACTgctgaaaactcaactttcGAGAACACTTCGTTCGCTAAAGAAAATGGTAACGTTATCGGTATCAAGCCAGATATAGTTACAGagaacaaaaattctgaaagtgGTTCTTCGACGAAAGAAACCAATATCTCCGACGTGAACAGCCCATCGAGTTTCAACGACAACGAAAGTATTAATACGATTGATGGCGAAAATAACATCTCGGAACTCGAAAATAATACTCCGTGCTTGAAAGTGAAATACGTCGATGTGTGTCAGAAAGCTTTTATGAATATGTACGGTATTACTGAAAAACGTATACGATGGCAACGAGAAAAATTAATCCTAAGGTCTCGTTACTTGgccgaaaaacaaaaaaaagagctGGAAGAAATGGATCGAACGCTTTCATTGGCTCGCAGCTTAGGAGCAGGATGTCAACCATTGTTTgcaattatggaaaaaaattcccaattcaAGCATTTATCCGAGCAGTTACTCATCGCCATTGAAGATGACGTCATgttggtaaataatttttttcataatcaattATGGAAACCAGAAGACATCATGAACAAATCAATGCACTTTTCTACTACTTTTGATTCTTGTGAGACTGAATGTGATTAA